In a genomic window of Trichoderma atroviride chromosome 4, complete sequence:
- a CDS encoding uncharacterized protein (EggNog:ENOG41), translating into MAEPAQGYSGSDDPSCYNCGLSGHWAVACPEPTRRTPAGLARANALRNSPNTPQGHGAPPYPPPAGPAYQQPSPQFQNSYPHHPPPIHYSASYGPPTYAPPQYLPSSYGAPPAAPVGYSAHPPVPPAPAPASYPPSYGSYPPHVGPAGSPGYPPPAAYPPSYPQPPYGPPPVHYPPRDQGGRRRSQQKMQNKANHSGSAAGSSRKAPAPANTNGSKDPNLSSASGLEKNARAESEASTNTVEMPPLNNREESHQDDGQSPESHARELDEESVVAEEHFENHTGDESENTAQGLVTKTGAVSAGDDEPFSQNPQDSGYDNISTPSSHQSDKPRPNGKHKRLDDESGDEKRPKKAKSSDSLTDGQNGAQKGSRKETRDDARQAQGDNSPPGRDEEDDQTLPTLESRSRSRSRSRSREQHQKPGSKSRNSSVSSRSSDLNSLEAELLGRPDKRSSAEPSPRQRRDSLTIPKTQRRRQRNADSAYSRRW; encoded by the exons aTGGCTGAGCCTGCGCAGGGCTATTCAGGGTCTGATGACCCGTCATGCTACAACTGCGGTCTCAGCGGCCACTGGGCTGTTGCTTGTCCGGAACCGACAAGAAGGACTCCTGC TGGCCTTGCCAGAGCCAATGCCTTGAGGAACTCTCCAAACACCCCTCAAG GACATGGTGCGCCGCCATACCCACCACCCGCTGGGCCAGCATATCAGCAGCCGAGCCCTCAGTTCCAGAACTCTTATCCTCATCATCCGCCTCCTATTCACTACTCAGCCAGCTATGGTCCTCCAACATATGCACCGCCGCAGTACCTTCCATCGTCTTACGgtgctcctcctgctgcccCAGTAGGATACTCGGCTCACCCTCCTgtgccaccagcaccagcgcccGCTTCATATCCTCCCTCCTATGGCTCATATCCACCACATGTTGGGCCAGCTGGCTCGCCTGGCTACCCTCCCCCGGCTGCGTATCCCCCTTCTTATCCGCAGCCGCCATATGGACCGCCCCCTGTTCATTATCCTCCTCGTG ATCAAGGGGGCCGGCGTCGCTCTCagcagaagatgcaaaaCAAGGCCAATCATTCTGGCTCAGCTGCTGGATCTTCACGGAAGGCACCGGCGCCGGCTAACACAAACGGCTCCAAAGATCCCAACCTTTCATCAGCATCTGGCTTGGAAAAGAATGCTAGGGCTGAATCCGAAGCATCAACAAACACAGTTGAGATGCCACCACTCAACAATAGAGAGGAGTCTCACCAGGATGATGGCCAGTCTCCCGAATCTCATGCTAGGGAGCTTGATGAAGAATCTGTAGTTGCCGAAGAG CATTTCGAGAATCACACAGGAGACGAGTCGGAGAATACGGCTCAGGGACTTGTAACCAAGACTGGAGCAGTGTCAGCAGGCGATGACGAACCATTTTCTCAGAATCCTCAAGACAGCGGATATGACAATATCTCAACTCCAAGTAGTCATCAGTCTGACAAGCCCCGTCCAAACGGTAAACACAAGCGCTTGGATGACGAGTCAGGAGATGAGAAACGGCCAAAGAAAGCAAAGTCTTCGGACTCCTTGACGGATGGTCAGAATGGCGCTCAAAAAGGCAGTCGGAAAGAAACACGTGATGATGCAAGACAAGCTCAGGGCGATAATAGCCCACCAGggcgagatgaagaggatgatcaAACTTTGCCCACGCTAGAATCTCGTTCTCgttctcgctctcgctctcgctcaaGGGAACAACATCAGAAACCTGGGTCCAAATCGAGGAATTCGTCGGTCTCTAGTCGATCCTCCGACTTGAATTCTCTCGAAGCTGAGCTTTTAGGGCGACCAGATAAGAGGTCCTCTGCAGAACCAAGCCCCCGTCAACGGCGGGATAGCTTGACGATACCAAAGACGCAACGACGCCGCCAACGGAATGCAGATTCTGCATATAG TCGCCGCTGGTGA
- a CDS encoding uncharacterized protein (EggNog:ENOG41), translated as MPSNSKPCHNCRRRRLRCDRSWPTCHKCAVSGQECLGYGKVFIWAEAIDAHGHPKPSPSRRTPLGGPLSSGSGQVSSSVTNSYFPLFPDPTSSHRPGGVDPGSQAAHDASVSEGRSIPVVRRPSPLLKRNRSAAAMSATPEPTRDAASSPIQESPLELQKWRPAALGSLTDPIFQDLDRNSRYYLFHFADRVCKDLVARDGPGVNPFRDLIPLTNRHPLLLQILVATSAIHWANIFRPITAIPTGLSDPGGYLAQLRSKDLVSRQALIDALTAKQKAMGHLQEVLDSLDPGGSEVALAAMHFFIKFDLIDLEKNDAKGWRTHLEGASNILALLTQGTGGSEANRMLRDCVVADCFIYHILGSTLASGSLAANIARYAFELLPVMKRVEVNSYLSCPPEILRIILVASKLSYETPFTDWSLSAANEALTLIDEALAFDIPAWADKLRQNPQVQDIESRIHIASAHRSAVCLYILQALPLVRAVRPVDTEFLVGDILGNLGQISVDDPYYKATSWPTFIAGAETRDTEKRTWAMKRLLGIWETCPWGYLFTAIELLKAAWELQDTRGSNGEISSNWLQGLKERGFEYLIV; from the exons ATGCCAAGCAATAGCAAGCCGTGTCACAACTGCCGCCGTCGACGACTGCGCTGCGATCGCTCGTGGCCGACCTGCCACAAATGTGCGGTCTCAGGGCAGGAGTGCCTTGGATACGGCAAGGTCTTTATCTGGGCCGAGGCGATTGATGCTCATGGACATCCGAAGCCATCACCAAGTCGCAGGACGCCACTTGGCGGACCTCTCAGCTCAGGCTCTGGACAGGTCTCATCGTCAGTCACAAACAGCTATTTCCCGCTCTTCCCAGATCCAACGTCTAGCCACCGCCCCGGTGGTGTTGATCCCGGTAGCCAAGCAGCACATGATGCATCCGTCAGCGAAGGCAGATCTATCCCGGTTGTTCGCCGCCCCTCGCCGCTCCTCAAACGCAACAGGAGCGCCGCAGCGATGTCGGCTACACCGGAGCCAACAAGAGATGCAGCCTCAAGCCCAATCCAGGAATCACCGCTGGAACTTCAGAAGTGGAGGCCGGCAGCACTCGGCAGCCTGACAGATCCCATTTTCCAGGACCTCGATCGCAACTCGCGATACTATCTATTTCATT TTGCCGATCGTGTCTGTAAAGACTTGGTGGCCCGAGACGGGCCAGGGGTCAATCCTTTTCGAGATCTTATCCCGTTAACCAACCGACATCCTCTGCTGCTTCAAATCCTCGTTGCCACCTCAGCGATACACTGGGCCAACATCTTTCGCCCAATCACTGCCATTCCCACTGGTCTTAGTGATCCTGGAGGATATCTCGCCCAGCTGCGATCAAAAGACCTGGTTTCCAGGCAAGCACTTATCGATGCTTTGACTgcgaagcaaaaggccatgGGCCACCTGCAGGAGGTGCTTGACTCCTTGGATCCTGGCGGAAGTGAAGTTGCTCTTGCCGCCATGCATTTCTTCATCAAATTTGACTTGATCGACTTGGAAAAGAATGATGCAAAGGGGTGGAGGACGCATCTGGAGGGGGCAAGCAATATCCTGGCATTACTCACACAAGGAACCGGTGGAAGCGAGGCCAATAGGATGTTGCGTGACTGCGTTGTGGCTGATTGTTTCAT ATACCACATCTTAGGATCGACGCTTGCCTCGGGTAGTCTTGCCGCCAATATCGCACGCTACGCTTTCGAATTACTACCGGTCATGAAACGCGTCGAAGTCAATAGTTACCTCTCATGTCCTCCGGAGATCCTTCGCATCATTCTAGTGGCATCCAAGCTTTCTTACGAAACACCATTCACTGATTGGTCATTGTCCGCCGCGAACGAGGCTCTCACGCTCATTGATGAGGCGCTTGCTTTTGATATACCCGCTTGGGCTGACAAACTGCGGCAAAACCCCCAGGTCCAGGATATTGAGAGCCGTATACACATCGCTTCTGCGCATAGGTCCGCCGTTTGCCTGTACATTCTGCAGGCATTGCCGCTGGTGCGGGCCGTCCGCCCTGTGGATACCGAATTCCTGGTTGGGGACATTCTTGGCAATCTGGGTCAGATTAGTGTGGATGATCCGTACTACAAGGCCACGTCTTGGCCTACCTTTATTGCTGGAGCAGAAACTCGTGACACCGAGAAGCGCACGTGGGCGATGAAGCGTCTGCTGGGCATCTGGGAGACTTGCCCTTGGGGCTATCTGTTCACAGCCATTGAGCTGTTGAAAGCGGCCTGGGAGCTGCAAGACACCCGGGGCTCCAATGGCGAGATCAGCTCCAACTGGCTGCAGGGCTTGAAGGAGAGAGGCTTTGAGTATCTTATTGTGTGA
- a CDS encoding uncharacterized protein (EggNog:ENOG41~TransMembrane:12 (i5-22o28-53i65-84o96-118i130-149o164-185i205-226o238-259i266-285o291-316i328-348o368-387i)): MYGGYLLFNGGIAWFAVWSIIGGFTRNFIMLVICRAMLGIGAAAFLPAGISLLGRIYRPGPRKNIVFSLYGALAPLGFFAGIIVGGMAQDLLSWRWFFWLGGILSAVFGVGTILTAPRDYEEARKMNVKMDWWGVFTTVPGLMLLIYALTDSANAPGGWASPRILVTLILGLIFLGAAVYVEGWVAESPLIPADIFRVKCMKRMLLCLFITWGVFNIYLFYANFYIETILKKSPLLTAVYFAPWAAGGLVLATTSGLILHMLSGKVLIIISGISKVIAVLMFALIPDNPNYWAWIFPAMLCEAACVDVLWTVSNVFLTTSLPKNRQGLAGALISVMLFLGGAFFLAIADVAKGQFVLNGMDLKHQYKSVFWIGVGLAGLALAICFFMDLDKAAGDLTVDEKELRKMSNASSEVSSVAESATGGARVEPMTGVVVDSAEQTDNEEKENKTAA, from the exons ATGTATGGAGGATATCTGCTTTTCAACGGAGGCATAGCGTGGTTCGCGGTGTGGTCCATCATTGGTGGCTTCACCCGCAACTTCATCATGCTGGTCATCTGCCGTGCTATGCTGGGCATTGGCGCGGCGGCGTTCCTCCCTGCTGGCATTTCCCTGCTTGGTCGGATTTACAGGCCCGGGCCGAGGAAGAACATTGTGTTTAGCCTCTATGGTGCTCTTGCCCcgctgggcttcttcgcGGGTATCATTGTCGGGGGCATGGCTCAGGACTTGCTCTCCTGGAGATGGTTCTTCTGGCTGGGCGGCATACTGTCAGCCGTTTTTGGAGTGGGGACGATTTTGACAGCTCCCCGCGACTATGAGGAGGCGCGAAAGATGAATGTCAAGATGGACTGGTGGGGAGTGTTTACGACCGTGCCGGGGTTGATGCTTCTCATTTATGCGCTGACGGACAGCGCCAATGCTCCTGGTGGATGGGCCTCTCCTCGGATCCTGGTCACACTCATTCTTGGACTCATCTTCCTTGGTGCGGCTGTGTATGTTGAGGGCTGGGTCGCCGAATCACCGCTTATTCCGGCAGACATCTTCCGCGTCAAGTGCATGAAGAGAatgctgctctgcctctttaTTACATGGGGCGTGTTCAACATTTATCTCTTTTATGCCAACTTCTA CATTGAGACGATTTTGAAGAAATCTCCACTGTTAACTGCGGTTTACTTTGCCCCCTGGGCAGCAGGCGGCCTAGTCTTGGCCACAACAAGCGGCCTCATTCTTCACATGCTTTCCGGCAAAgtgctcatcatcatctctggcATTTCAAAAGTTATTGCAGTGCTCATGTTTGCACTTATTCCCGATAACCCCAACTACTGGGCGTGGATCTTCCCGGCTATGCTTTGTGAGGCCGCCTGTGTTGACGTTTTGTGGACTGTGAGCAACGTCTTCCTGACGACTAGTCTGCCTAAGAACCGTCAAGGATTAGCTGGTGCACTCATCAGTGTGATGCTCTTCCTTGGAGgagcctttttcttggcaaTTGCAGATGTCGCCAAAGGGCAGTTTGTGTTGAACGGAATGGATCTTAAGCATCAGTACAAGAGCGTCTTTTGGATCGGCGTGGGGCTTGCGGGATTGGCCCTtgccatctgcttcttcatggaCTTGGACAAGGCCGCTGGTGACCTGACGGTTGATGAAAAAGAATTGCGAAAAATGAGCAATGCTTCTTCGGAAGTGTCGTCTGTTGCTGAGTCTGCTACTGGCGGCGCTCGAGTTGAGCCGATGACGGGCGTGGTTGTTGATTCAGCTGAACAGACTGAcaatgaagagaaggaaaataagACTGCTGCTTGA